The window ctctcctcctccacctcactctTCTCTGAGCACAGAGCCACCTTTGGCAAAATCTCGTCACCGTCCTGCCTGCAGGTAATGCCTCTATGCTCAAcctctcctcgctcctctcctcctccttgttctctctctatcttacccacctccttctcctccttctcctcttcttcctcctcctcctcctctcgggGCAGAGAGTTAAATTCCCTTGCCTCAATGGGGCTTAGTTGGTAGTAGAGCAGAGAGGCTGGGTCTTTCAGGAGGCCAGGAGGGTTCTCCTCCTGGTTGTCACTGATGCAGACCACAGCAGTCCCAGATGGGAACGGGCCCTGTAGGAGCATCCTCCCCACCCCTTCTACCCCAGCCTCTGCTgacagctccccctgcaggcctCCAGGCATAAGGCACAGAGCCTGCTCCCCCAGGCCTCTCTgagcctcctccgcctcctctctctccctcctctcttgctCCTCGGCACTCTGCAGGTGGAGGACAGCCGTCTCGTTCTCCCGCTCTAGACTGTCCTGCACCGTGAGCAGGTCCTGCATCTCCAGGACCGCCTggacctccctctcctccagctcagagTCCAGCCCAGCACCCGAGTACAGGTCTGGGGATGGAGGACTGGTGGAGGATAGGGAGGACACTCGGTCAGATTCAGCATGCTGCTCCCCGGCCCTCTGGCCCAgcagcttcctcttctccaggTCAAGCTTCATGATGGTGTGCAGATAGTGCGTTCGCACGCGAAGCGGATTGAACTCAATGCGGCCTACTGAGTTTCCACAGCCATCACGAGAGCAGCCACATGGGAAGGACATCCTATCCACCTGGGCGGAGAATAAatatggagagagataaagagagacactCGCTACTTCCCTCATActcccaagcacacacacattcaaaaacaGTCACCTGACACTTGATGCCCGCCTGGCTGCAGCCACAGTGGCGGGGATCACAGTAGAAGCGGCAGTCGCAGCCACACTCCTCCCGGGACAGTCGGATGGTCCGCAGCTCAGCCTTCTCCCTGGCATCTATACGGGCGATGCCAGAAGCCCGCAACAGCGCCCGTCGCCGCTTGGTGGGCAGTGGCTGCAAGAAGAAACAGTCATCCACCTCCACACCGTCCATATCCAGGTCATCGTCTGAAACATCGTCCAGGGTCAGCAGCTCTGCCTGGGCGCACTCCACAGTACCATTTCTCGTCAGCTGAAGAGATGGAACGGAAGCACTTTTAGCTTTAAAAATATTATTCAACGGTCCTCACTTACAACTGAAACTGGATAGTGTGTTAAACCCCTAATACCTAATAAAACCAATTGAGACTTTGGCTTACTTTCATCTTGCGGGCATTAAGCTTCTCCTGGCGTAGGTGCTGGCGTAGGGTGTGACGGTGGCTGGTCTCCTGCTCCCGGGCAAACTCCCCCAAGGTGTAGCGGCGGATGGAGCAGTGGTGGCGGGCCATGCCCAGGGAGCTGCCTCCCTGGCTGGGCACACTGGTGAAACCCTGCCTCCGGGGGAAGTAATACACCGTCACCACATCAAACCGAACCCGCTTCCTCCCAGGGGAGGGCTTGTGTCTTCTGAGAATGGAGGTTGCTGGTGAGGAAGGTGGAAGAGAAAGAGTGTAAGTAcaacaatataaataaaaagggtccattttgtgtgtgtgtgaggggcagggggggggagctCTGCTCTATAGTCACTATTGGTCTCACGTTTGAGGGAGGTGCTGGAAGGAGGGTTGAGGCTGTCACAGCTGTCAGCACTGTCGCTGCTGGAGATGTCATCGTCAGAGTCCTTTGGCGTGGAGTACGGAGAACCACTGTCCACCTCCTCAAATCTTCGCTTGAGGCTGAGAGATGAAACGGCCTCCATGGAAACTTGGCGTCTGAAGGgatgaatggcagacagtatgtcaagtgagagacagattgtggttgcacacaaacacagaaaaccGGTCTGTTATTTACACAAGGACTTTTTGTATCCTTGACTTTCAAACTAGGATATTTAGTTGACAATTAATTACTATAATGACGCAATGTTAACAGGGGGCAGTATTGGATCAAATGATTACTTTGGCATTTCTATAAGCACTAATTCTTTTATATAGCACTGCATCCATAAACCAAAATTGAAATGATTTAGCAAGATTGAGCCTTCGTTAGCATATTAGAGTGCCTTGAGTACATCTCGTTTTCTGTGGGTTGTTCCATGATAACACAGTGGGTGACATCAGTTTTTGGTCCAAGTCTCCTTTCATCTGTattcctgcccctctcccttcGTCTCGCATGAAATCCTGCTCCAAAAATCATCAAGTCTGAAAAacatcaccatggcaactaCAAAAGCAAGGTTTTCTAGAACCGCCTTAGAGCAGCTAATCTCGATTGACTTTACGTCTTTTTAGTCCTAGTGGTTCGTCACTAGCAGGGGATTTCAAACACCTCAGATGCATTTCACTACTGGGGTCAAACAAGGTCTGGCTAAGAGATCAGAATGGACACACGGCAAATTGGTGCAACTGAGATATGCCATCCTTGTGCTTTTCAATGTCATTGTTTATATGGCTTAGACTCACTAATGCCCCATGCACTAAATGCCATCCATAGATGTGAAATCTGATCCAGCACAACCATGTTAAATGTCTGTAAGAGTTACAGGGCACTGGGCAGGGGGCTCCAGTATTCTTTGCTTAAGATCATGCATTGTACAGTGGAACTGCTGGAACACATTTACACCACTTCATATTAATGCTGGACACTCAAAATTATTGCATTGTAAATTGATGTACTTTGTGTACAATGAATAACAAATGATGATAATGTCATCTCACAGTTAAGCACAAATATTCATTAGAGATTCACGCATGAAATTCAAAAACCATTTCAAAAGAATAAAAATAGATAACCATTATGGCCAATAGTATTCGACCATACATCTTGAGAACAATGTAGAAATATATTTCACAGATAAACATTTTCGAACGATTTTCTGGCTGCTAAGTGTAAATGAATTGGAAGAGCATCTGCCACATGCACAGGGCGTGCAGGCAATAAACCTATTAACAACTGCAGCAGCAAATGACAACAAACATTTTACCGGTAAAGGGAAGACAATGAACAGGGTCGCGACAGCACAGCTTAATGTAAACCTGATAGACACAGGCCTGGTTCTGGCCAGTCAATTCACTATATCACCCCCTCACCAAGTAACACAATGACAGTCTTCCCAGTTAGTGTGAAACGCTAGACCCTCTTACCTGAGGCAGAAACAAGGACAGTCTTTCCGATGAACCCGTTCACCGTTCTTTTTACCCTGGACCGACAACTCATTAATCTTACGCCCGATTGGTCTTTTTTCTGATGTTTAATCGAATGAAAGGGAACTATATTTCTTTATAATTAACAAATGCACAAAAAGAAGCTGCTTAAGGCCTAGCTTTTAATAAGATAGGCAATGATTGTCAGTTTGTAGGCTAAAGCTATTTCTGCATTAGGTTACAGTAGCTCCAATCTCGTTGTTCTACATATCTTAGAAGGTCGCTCCCATGAGTGTAAATTCCATTTAACTTTGACGTAGAAAACCTATAGCCATTTTTACAGCAGGGCAGACGGTGGGAAAGAAGGACGTCATACAGTTTAGTTGAAATTTATTGTAGGTATAATCGCTTTCAATGAGAATGAAAAAAATTGCCCAATTTAATCGACGAATGCTTTATCTTCCTGGTAAAAGCCTTTAAATGTTTGTACTGGAGAAGCAATCCGCTGACATCTGGGTTCGTTTATCCTTTTTCTACAAGGACGGTTTCAGTGGGCTCGATGTAGCTTGCTGTCTTCAAGTATGATATGGCAATGCGGTTAGGTCCTTGTTTATTGGTAGTGCCAGATTGTTACAAATTGTGTGCCGTATTGACGTCCTTCTTCCTTTCCTCTGCCCCGGTTTGTTACAATGTAACAATAGAGTTAAGAATGCTACACAGTAGCCATATATActcattgtgacatcacaaacatcccATGCGCCACGTAGGCTGGGAAATGTAGTCATAAGGAGCTCTTTGTCCAGATTTGCAACTTTTCATTGCGATGAAACGTTAAATTTAGTAAAGTAAAAATTCTACTCAcgtccaaaatatatatttcagcAACAGAATTATTCGGAAAAAATATCCACCGTTTAATATTTGTCCATTAGCTTTGTAGCATCTCCCAGATCCCAATCCACCATTCCAAGGGGTTCCTTGTCCGTCACAAAGACACATTTACCATAGAAACCAAGGAAATTACCTTAAATATTCTGTGGTCATCCTAAAGTTAGTTTATATCACTACAGCTGTACGTGTACCATCACATAACTAACTGAGATGGGACATGAACATGAGATGGGTAAACACAAACACCAGGCAATAAATTGGTAGGCCTTATTAGTTTAATTATTCTTAAAACATGGGCAAGGATCAAATATGGGTAGCATCTAATGTCAGTCCATCCATACTGTGTAAGCATTTAGTAAAATAGATTCAACAGAACTAAATCTGTCAACATGCGGTTTGGGCATAACAACCCACTACATGTATTAGTATTCCCAAGTGGTAATATCCAAAATGATATTGCAAAAAAATGCATATTTAACTTTAAAAAAAGCaggaaaacataaaaataaaaaaaggctataaaacatacaaacatgatTCACAATTAATATTCTTTAGACAATCTATTAAATTGAGGGATTTCATTTCTAATCCCTAATTCATAAATTGTTGAGCATAAACCCCATTCTAAGGGTACTGTTGGGTGATATCATGTAggaagagagggctgggggaggctggttgCTGGTGTTGCCACTATGATAACTAACAGAGAGGATCTGATCATCACTCAGCTTAGCGAGTACAAGTCCTTGGGATGATGAGTACACAACACTAGGTCTCAGCAGTTTTCAGAGGTCTTGGAAAGCTTCACAGAGGTTCTCTCACAAGGAAAAGGCTCACAGGAACAAACTTGACAGACTCTTGGTTTTCCCAAGAGTGTCATGGAAAGACATTACTGTTGTTATGGCTGCCAATGTCTGCTCACTGCCTGACCAGGGACATCTCTTGAAGCTACCGCCCTGTGCAAGTGCTGTCATAGCAGATGTCAAACCATGGCCACTCTCTTATCAGACTAACTACTCGCTGTAGCCTAGAAGAAGGGACAACCTTCCAGTACCTTGGTGTTACAATGTCCGGTGTCAGACAGTactaaacaacaaaaaactcttGATTCGGAAGCAGGGGCGCTTTGGCACACCAGATACCATCCATTCTCTTCTTTTGACGAGATAAGGAACAGGGCAGTACAACAACACCATGTCACGTCAGTGGCTGAGGCAAAGAAAGTGTTTCTTCAACATGGCAAACGAAACAGTCACTCCTTTCAAAGTAAGACAATAAGGTGTTGGGCAGGGTCAGATGCTTCAGTCATACGTTCCCATAGCTGCCTCGTTGAGAGTGCTCCAGGAAAAGCCATGGAAAGTCTCCAGCACAGTCCAGGAACATCAGGTCAGggggctgaggctgtggaggggctgggtgagaagcagagagagagggctacACCATCCCCCTGTCATTCTTCATTTTAAAATGATGTGGTAGCCATCGTTTGTCTCAGCTGtcaacaaagaaacacacattgTTTAATGGTGAGATACAAATCAATGCAAAGCTTGAATAAATACAACATCTGTTGATACAACACTCTTTCTCACTGTGTATATACATACAGCACATACAGTATTAAAATGAGCATCATCTTAAAAGGACAAAATAGGAAAGACCGCTATTACTTCAGAGCAGGTAATCTTTTCTATTTTAGTCATACCTTTCATGGTATCCAGAACAAAACAGACCTCATCCTGGAAGTTCTGAATCATCTGTGAGGAGAGAGTGGCaagtcaaacacacatacatcacaATAAAGATGCCAGATAGCCAGATAAAAGGTGAGATGTAAGAATGCACCACTGGGTCTAACCTCATCGCTAACCAGAACGTGGATGCCTGTGGGGCCCTGTTTAAAGATCTGGCTGATCTGTCTGGGTGAGATGTTGAACAGCTGAGCGATCTTCTCCGTCAGCTCTGTGGCCGTCAGCTCCTCCAAATAGATGGCATGatacactgcacacacagacaactagAATTAGTGTAATCCGCCATGTTCACTCTGTGTAGCAGTCACGTATCCGCTATACTAAAGATGTTTACACTGTGACAGTTGTGTAAGTATGACAATATTCCAGGCCTCCATGAGCACATCTACACAGCTTCCGGTCcttctgttttgtattttgacaTCAAGTTCTAATAGATAAGCACGCAGACCCATACGGACCAAAAAAGGTGTTGCTGGCAGCATCTCCATTCTCATGTTTCTGCTGCTGTTCCCTTGCTTGCTGAGATTCCTGGCACACATAGACAGTCAGCCTGGGGCGCACcaccctgcacacagacacacatcaacaAACAGAGCTCATTGGAAGAAGCCACACTCAGCAGGATTTTCCATTCTGCAGTAGGCATAGACAGGAAGGAGGCGTTCCTACCTTCCTTTCAGTGCGTTGAAGAGCCTAATGCCATCTGCTGGCCCGCAGATCTGAATGACGTCCTCCCTGGTCAGCTTCAACAGGTCCGCCCCTGGACCACAACAGCTGTTCATTATTTCAGTGCTGACAGGGCATTTTCAACAAAAGAACAGATACCTGTGTAATGAAGGCTGCTTACAAACACAACAGGTTCCAAACAGCATGTTTACCAACAAATGTGAAATGTGTCAGCAGGCATCTTACCTGAGAAATTGGTAAATAGCCGACAGAAAGGTGAGAAACGGTTTCTATGTAGCCACTGTTGTGCTTCCTGGGGTGTTGCCGTGGGTAACAGATTCTGCTGCataagagagacacagaagcagaggaagaaaaagagagaaggtggCAGAACAAAAGAAGAAAGAGATATATGATCACCATTTTCCTAAGACCTTTACCTCCAATGGTGGTTAGCGCAAagcacagagagaaacacagaatgAACACCAAAGATTGTTGCAGTTTAATTGCTATTCACAGAGGAAAACTGAAAGGATGGGAGCCAGGCTTGAGATCCTCTGACCTCATCTTTGCTCCTGAAAAGGTAAaaacattcaacatttacacaaGAAGTCACAAGAAACTACAAGAATAAATTCATATATACCTGATGGCTTTCACTTTCTCCTCTAAGAAGATGGGACGACAACTGAAAGGCAGAATGTCTCTCAATTTTACCATTTTATAACATACTTTAAAAACTTATGGGGATGCAATTTATAAGGGGACGTGACAACAGGAAAAGCAGTGCCTTTGTTACCAGGCCACATTTTATCACAACAAACAGAATCCAGTGAGTATTTCTCCTGACATCAGGACTGCATAGTGCACATTCTGGCATTCACAAAGGATTGACAGGAGATTCTATGAAGCATTTATTGAACCTTCACATAAAAATGCAGGCATACCAATGGAGCGTTATGCAGTTTTAAAAAGTACTAaatattagcctacattttctcCACCATCACTGTGTCCTGGAAGTTCATATATTGTGGTATCTTGAATCTGTAGTatcttgaaacacaaaactAAAGTATATATCTCCTCTCTTTTGTTGCCAGTTTAATTtaacacagacagaaaacataCAGTAGGGCAAATGACAAAAAACAGTAAAGTCATCATTATCATTTAGAGGGCACTTTTACCCTATTGTTACATGCCAATAATTGTTTTATACAAAAATGATAAAACATAATGCATGCCTTTAAAGAAAATTATTATGCAAACTGTATTAGTCTCATGTGCTTTGAGTACCTATATTAAGGTGTCGTTCAAATCTTACATCCACATACTTTCCTACTGTATTTCAGTAAAAGTGAAACCCAAACTCTAAACCAACCACAGTGTGTTAGAAAAAGCTCTTTAAATGTAGCATTACATATATGAAAATAAGAGCGATTGATGAGGAATGATCTATTAGGTATAAAACAGCAAGGATCTAAAACACACAAGAGCAAGGAAGAAGATACTTACATCTGCCACCTGAACAACTGGCTCTGGCTGGTGATTGGGTGATCCAtttctgaggaggaggggggggtagagCTTGACATTCTGAGAGAGGCACATACCATACAGAGGTTTCTTCTAGTCATATAGTTAAATCTACAAACAGCATAATGTTAGAGGCCAATGAACAACTAAATGAACCCAGATAGCTCCAGCCACTAGTAAGTAGCTGTGGGCTCCATGTTCCCTACCCCTCAGCCACCGGGAaactgttgtgtgtgctgttaaAGCCAGGCGATGGAGAGTTGTTGACATAGGTGATTTCAGGCCATGGAGAGCACTGCAACAGAAAAAGTCAATTAATCCCAGGCCACTGGACTTTGAAGTCTCACACATAACCTTGTCAGGAAATGGAATGCAATGAAAACTGAATCATTATAGGTAGAAGTGTCTACTCCACCTTTATAAACTGTCATTCCTTAGACAACCCGGGTGGTAGCTGCCTCTAAATGAGTATATCCACCTTCTGTACGCCACACAACCTAGTATCCCTTCATCGTCAGAAATGATTCTAACCTCTGTCAGGATGGTGGTTTCATAGGAGGGCTGGTACTTTTCCTTCTCTTGCGGAGCCCttttctccatcttctctctgtctgtcttctgcttcctgtctgcacCTTTAGGCTGTTAACATGTGAAGAACGGGGAGAGCATTCACCGGAGATAACAGGACACTGTCACATGAAGCTGAGCATCTTCTTCCCAACGACAAGAGCCTTGTCTGTGGTTCCAGTCATTCATCTCACCTTGAAGACTTTGACCTGGCAGCTGGCAGAGTGCAGGTGTTCTGTGTATTCTCCACCTTCGTTCTCTTTAAATGTGTCAATCTGAATGCGGAAAGGCACGCCCTTTTCCCCCCCATGCTTTCTCA of the Hypomesus transpacificus isolate Combined female chromosome 18, fHypTra1, whole genome shotgun sequence genome contains:
- the csrnp2 gene encoding cysteine/serine-rich nuclear protein 2; translated protein: MEAVSSLSLKRRFEEVDSGSPYSTPKDSDDDISSSDSADSCDSLNPPSSTSLKPTSILRRHKPSPGRKRVRFDVVTVYYFPRRQGFTSVPSQGGSSLGMARHHCSIRRYTLGEFAREQETSHRHTLRQHLRQEKLNARKMKLTRNGTVECAQAELLTLDDVSDDDLDMDGVEVDDCFFLQPLPTKRRRALLRASGIARIDAREKAELRTIRLSREECGCDCRFYCDPRHCGCSQAGIKCQVDRMSFPCGCSRDGCGNSVGRIEFNPLRVRTHYLHTIMKLDLEKRKLLGQRAGEQHAESDRVSSLSSTSPPSPDLYSGAGLDSELEEREVQAVLEMQDLLTVQDSLERENETAVLHLQSAEEQERREREEAEEAQRGLGEQALCLMPGGLQGELSAEAGVEGVGRMLLQGPFPSGTAVVCISDNQEENPPGLLKDPASLLYYQLSPIEAREFNSLPREEEEEEEEEKEEKEVGKIEREQGGGEERGEVEHRGITCRQDGDEILPKVALCSEKSEVEEESPPNGQCQGEACLATEGEIYTLPPEV
- the tfcp2 gene encoding transcription factor CP2 isoform X1; this encodes MAWALKLPLTDEVIESGLVQDFDASLSGIGQELGAGAYSMSDVLALPIFKQEESNLPPDSDNKILPFQYVLCAATSPAVKLHDETLTYLNQGQSYEIRMLDNRKMGELPEITGKMVKSIIRVVFHDRRLQYTEHQQLEGWRWNRPGDRILDLDIPMSVGMVDPRANPTQLNTVEFLWDPSKRTSVFIQVHCISTEFTMRKHGGEKGVPFRIQIDTFKENEGGEYTEHLHSASCQVKVFKPKGADRKQKTDREKMEKRAPQEKEKYQPSYETTILTECSPWPEITYVNNSPSPGFNSTHNSFPVAEGNGSPNHQPEPVVQVADILQIQDTTIYELPGHSDGGENLSSHLLRGESESHQQNLLPTATPQEAQQWLHRNRFSPFCRLFTNFSGADLLKLTREDVIQICGPADGIRLFNALKGRVVRPRLTVYVCQESQQAREQQQKHENGDAASNTFFVYHAIYLEELTATELTEKIAQLFNISPRQISQIFKQGPTGIHVLVSDEMIQNFQDEVCFVLDTMKAETNDGYHIILK
- the tfcp2 gene encoding transcription factor CP2 isoform X4, whose protein sequence is MAWALKLPLTDEVIESGLVQDFDASLSGIGQELGAGAYSMSDVLALPIFKQEESNLPPDSDNKILPFQYVLCAATSPAVKLHDETLTYLNQGQSYEIRMLDNRKMGELPEITGKMVKSIIRVVFHDRRLQYTEHQQLEGWRWNRPGDRILDLDIPMSVGMVDPRANPTQLNTVEFLWDPSKRTSVFIQVHCISTEFTMRKHGGEKGVPFRIQIDTFKENEGGEYTEHLHSASCQVKVFKPKGADRKQKTDREKMEKRAPQEKEKYQPSYETTILTECSPWPEITYVNNSPSPGFNSTHNSFPVAEGNGSPNHQPEPVVQVADLSSHLLRGESESHQNLLPTATPQEAQQWLHRNRFSPFCRLFTNFSGADLLKLTREDVIQICGPADGIRLFNALKGRVVRPRLTVYVCQESQQAREQQQKHENGDAASNTFFVYHAIYLEELTATELTEKIAQLFNISPRQISQIFKQGPTGIHVLVSDEMIQNFQDEVCFVLDTMKAETNDGYHIILK
- the tfcp2 gene encoding transcription factor CP2 isoform X3 translates to MAWALKLPLTDEVIESGLVQDFDASLSGIGQELGAGAYSMSDVLALPIFKQEESNLPPDSDNKILPFQYVLCAATSPAVKLHDETLTYLNQGQSYEIRMLDNRKMGELPEITGKMVKSIIRVVFHDRRLQYTEHQQLEGWRWNRPGDRILDLDIPMSVGMVDPRANPTQLNTVEFLWDPSKRTSVFIQVHCISTEFTMRKHGGEKGVPFRIQIDTFKENEGGEYTEHLHSASCQVKVFKPKGADRKQKTDREKMEKRAPQEKEKYQPSYETTILTECSPWPEITYVNNSPSPGFNSTHNSFPVAEGNGSPNHQPEPVVQVADLSSHLLRGESESHQQNLLPTATPQEAQQWLHRNRFSPFCRLFTNFSGADLLKLTREDVIQICGPADGIRLFNALKGRVVRPRLTVYVCQESQQAREQQQKHENGDAASNTFFVYHAIYLEELTATELTEKIAQLFNISPRQISQIFKQGPTGIHVLVSDEMIQNFQDEVCFVLDTMKAETNDGYHIILK
- the tfcp2 gene encoding transcription factor CP2 isoform X2 encodes the protein MAWALKLPLTDEVIESGLVQDFDASLSGIGQELGAGAYSMSDVLALPIFKQEESNLPPDSDNKILPFQYVLCAATSPAVKLHDETLTYLNQGQSYEIRMLDNRKMGELPEITGKMVKSIIRVVFHDRRLQYTEHQQLEGWRWNRPGDRILDLDIPMSVGMVDPRANPTQLNTVEFLWDPSKRTSVFIQVHCISTEFTMRKHGGEKGVPFRIQIDTFKENEGGEYTEHLHSASCQVKVFKPKGADRKQKTDREKMEKRAPQEKEKYQPSYETTILTECSPWPEITYVNNSPSPGFNSTHNSFPVAEGNGSPNHQPEPVVQVADILQIQDTTIYELPGHSDGGENLSSHLLRGESESHQNLLPTATPQEAQQWLHRNRFSPFCRLFTNFSGADLLKLTREDVIQICGPADGIRLFNALKGRVVRPRLTVYVCQESQQAREQQQKHENGDAASNTFFVYHAIYLEELTATELTEKIAQLFNISPRQISQIFKQGPTGIHVLVSDEMIQNFQDEVCFVLDTMKAETNDGYHIILK